A genomic segment from Triticum dicoccoides isolate Atlit2015 ecotype Zavitan chromosome 1A, WEW_v2.0, whole genome shotgun sequence encodes:
- the LOC119284759 gene encoding disease resistance protein RGA2-like, translated as MPIGEAVLSAFMQALFEKVIATAFGELKLPQDVAEELEKLSSSLSTIQAHVEDAEERQLKDKAARSWLAKLKDVAYEMDDLLDDYAAEALRSKLEGPSRDNHLSKVRSCFCCFWFNTCLFNHKILQDIKKVEEKLNRLVQEREIIGPNMISATDRKELKERPQTSSIIDDSSVFGREEDKETIVKMLLDQNNSNHANLSILPIVGMGGLGKTTLTQLVYNDTRIKEHFQLRVWLCVSENFDQMKLTKETIESVASEFESTISWVSSVTTNMNLLQEDLSKKLKGKRFLLVLDDVWNEDPEKWGTYRRALLTGGKGSRIVVTTRNKNVGKLMGGMTPYYLNQLSDNDCWSLFRSYAFVDGNSNAHPNLEMIGMEIVKKLKGLPLAAKAIGSLLCSQDTEDDWKNVLRSEIWELPSDKNNILPALRLSYNHLPAILKRCFAFCSVFHKDYVFEKDKLVQIWMALGFIQPQRRRRMEEIGSSYFDELLSRSFFQHHKGGYVMHDAMHDLAQSVSIHEYLRLDDLPNNSSSARSARHLSFSCENRSETSFEAFLGFKRARTLLLLSGYKSMTRSVPSDLFLKLRYLHVLDLNRRDITELPDSIGSLKMLRYLNLSGTGIAMLPSSIGRLFSLQILKLKNCHQLDCLPQSITNLVNLRWLEARTELVTGIARIGKLTCLQQLDEFVVRTDKGYKISELKEMKEIRGHICIKNIECVASIEEAIGAFLSEKAFISILDLIWSDNRHIASEEANQDKRILEVLRPHHELNELTVKAFAGSSFPNWFGSLSHLQTLHLSDCTKCSTLPALGELPQLKYLDIGGFPAIIQISQDFSGTNGVNGFPALKELVFEDMSNFKRWASVQDGEFLPSLTELVVVDCPKITEFPLLPSMLVKLKVSETGFTILPEVHIPNSQFPSSLECLQIHQCPNLTSLQEGLLSQQLLALQQLTITQCLDLIDLPVEGFRSLSALKSLHIYDCPRLAPSGQHSLLPSKLEDLRISSCSNLINPLLQELNQLSSLTHLTTADCASLQSFPVKLPATLQKLEILDCINLIYLPAGLEDASCLTTITILKCPLIPCLPGRLTGSLKELYIKECPFLLESCQENSGRDWCNIAHVPIIEISDDTNITNKSTRRRLS; from the coding sequence GATCCAAACTAGAAGGCCCGTCCAGAGACAACCATTTGAGCAAGGTTAGAAGCTGTTTCTGTTGCTTTTGGTTCAACACCTGTTTATTCAACCACAAGATTCTGCAAGACATAAAGAAGGTGGAGGAGAAGCTCAATAGGCTTGTCCAGGAAAGAGAGATTATTGGTCCAAACATGATTAGTGCAACAGACAGGAAAGAGCTAAAAGAGAGGCCTCAGACAAGTTCAATAATCGATGACTCAAGTGTGTTTGGAAGAGAAGAAGATAAGGAGACCATTGTGAAGATGTTGCTTGATCAGAATAACTCCAACCAtgccaacctttctattcttcccaTAGTGGGCATGGGTGGACTAGGGAAGACGACTCTAACACAGCTTGTGTACAATGATACAAGAATAAAGGAGCATTTCCAGTTAAGGGTCTGGCTGTgtgtttctgaaaattttgatcagATGAAGCTTACCAAGGAAACCATTGAATCAGTTGCCAGCGAGTTTGAATCAACCATCAGTTGGGTCTCATCCGTCACGACCAACATGAACTTGCTCCAAGAAGACCTCTCAAAAAAGCTAAAAGGTAAAAGGTTTCTTCTAGTACTTGATGATGTATGGAATGAGGACCCTGAAAAGTGGGGTACATATCGCCGTGCTCTACTTACTGGAGGAAAGGGAAGCAGAATAGTAGTAACCACAAGGAACAAAAATGTGGGGAAACTAATGGGTGGGATGACTCCATACTATCTAAATCAGTTATCCGACAATGATTGCTGGTCTTTGTTCAGGAGCTATGCATTTGTGGATGGTAACTCCAATGCACACCCAAATTTGGAAATGATAGGCATGGAAATTGTGAAGAAGTTGAAAGGCTTACCACTGGCTGCAAAAGCAATAGGCAGCTTACTGTGTTCCCAGGATACTGAGGATGACTGGAAAAACGTATTAAGGAGTGAAATATGGGAACTGCCATCGGATAAGAACAATATATTACCAGCTCTGAGATTGAGTTACAATCATTTGCCTGCCATACTGAAGAGATGTTTTGCATTTTGCTCAGtctttcacaaagactatgtgtttgAGAAAGACAAATTGGTCCAGATATGGATGGCCCTTGGATTTATTCAGCCTCAGCGGAGGAGAAGAATGGAAGAGATTGGAAGTAGCTATTTTGATGAATTACTAAGCAGGTCCTTCTTCCAACATCACAAAGGTGGATATGTGATGCATGATGCTATGCATGACCTAGCACAGTCGGTCTCAATTCATGAATATCTCAGACTGGATGACCTTCCAAACAACAGCAGCTCTGCAAGAAGTGCCAGGCACCTCTCATTCTCTTGTGAAAATAGAAGTGAGACTTCATTTGAAGCCTTTCTTGGATTTAAAAGAGCACGGACACTTCTACTGCTAAGTGGATATAAATCAATGACAAGGTCTGTCCCCAGTGATCTGTTCCTCAAGTTAAGGTACCTCCATGTACTCGATTTGAACCGGCGAGACATTACTGAGTTGCCAGATTCTATTGGAAGCTTAAAAATGCTTCGGTATTTGAATCTCTCGGGCACTGGTATAGCAATGTTGCCTTCGTCAATTGGTAGACTCTTCAGCTTGCAAATACTTAAGTTGAAAAACTGCCATCAATTAGATTGTCTCCCACAAAGCATAACCAATCTTGTAAATCTTCGATGGCTAGAAGCAAGAACAGAGTTGGTCACGGGCATAGCCAGAATAGGTAAATTAACCTGTCTTCAACAGTTGGATGAATTTGTGGTCCGTACAGACAAAGGATATAAGATCAGTGAATTGAAGGAAATGAAGGAGATTAGAGGGCATATTTGTATTAAGAATATCGAGTGTGTGGCTAGCATAGAGGAAGCAATTGGAGCTTTTCTAAGCGAGAAGGCGTTCATCAGCATCCTAGACCTTATCTGGTCCGATAACAGGCACATAGCATCAGAAGAAGCAAATCAAGACAAAAGGATACTTGAGGTTCTCCGGCCACATCATGAACTGAACGAGCTAACTGTCAAGGCATTTGCAGGCTCCTCCTTCCCAAATTGGTTTGGTAGTCTTTCCCACTTGCAAACCCTCCACCTGTCTGATTGTACAAAATGTTCGACTCTACCAGCACTGGGAGAGCTGCCTCAACTCAAGTATTTAGATATTGGTGGTTTTCCGGCCATTATTCAAATCAGCCAAGATTTTTCAGGTACCAATGGAGTTAATGGGTTTCCAGCACTGAAAGAGCTCGTATTCGAAGACATGAGTAATTTCAAGAGGTGGGCTTCTGTACAAGATGGTGAATTTCTTCCATCCCTCACAGAACTTGTAGTGGTGGACTGCCCGAAAATAACAGAGTTCCCACTACTCCCATCAATGCTAGTGAAGCTCAAAGTTTCTGAAACGGGGTTCACTATTCTTCCAGAAGTCCATATTCCAAACTCCCAGTTTCCATCGTCGTTAGAATGCTTACAGATTCATCAGTGCCCAAATCTCACATCCTTACAAGAAGGACTGCTTAGCCAGCAATTATTGGCTCTCCAGCAGTTAACCATCACTCAATGTTTAGACCTAATTGACCTGCCAGTTGAAGGATTCAGATCCCTGTCTGCTCTTAAGAGTCTTCACATCTATGACTGCCCAAGGTTGGCACCATCAGGACAGCATAGCTTGCTGCCCTCCAAGCTTGAAGACTTGCGCATCAGCTCATGCTCCAACCTTATCAACCCTCTTCTTCAAGAGCTTAATCAGCTCTCCTCGTTGACACATCTCACCACCGCTGATTGTGCTAGCCTTCAGTCTTTTCCAGTAAAGCTCCCTGCCACTCTGCAAAAACTGGAGATCCTCGATTGCATTAATCTGATCTACTTGCCTGCTGGTCTAGAAGATGCATCGTGCCTAACAACCATAACCATCTTGAAATGTCCTCTCATACCATGCTTGCCAGGGCGCCTTACAGGgtcattgaaagaactgtacatcaAAGAATGCCCGTTTCTATTGGAGAGTTGCCAGGAAAACAGTGGAAGAGATTGGTGTAATATTGCTCATGTACCAATCATTGAGATCAGTGATGATACCAACATAACCAACAAGAGCACACGAAGAAGATTATCATGA